Proteins from a single region of Microtus ochrogaster isolate Prairie Vole_2 linkage group LG5, MicOch1.0, whole genome shotgun sequence:
- the Alkal1 gene encoding ALK and LTK ligand 1, giving the protein MWPAKPNARLPALLLLALALSPPGTQGRPRGRRAVRLAEFKPQPFLPVTGSRQALRASRSAEIFPRDMTLKDKFIKHFTGPVTFSAECSKHFHRLYHNTRDCSMPAYYKRCARLLTRLAVSPLCSQT; this is encoded by the exons ATGTGGCCCGCTAAGCCCAACGCCCGGCTGCCCGCATTGCTGCTGCTGGCCCTGGCTTTGTCCCCGCCCGGGACCCAGGGGCGGCCCCGGGGACGCAGGGCGGTGCGTCTCGCTGAGTTCAAGCCACAGCCTTTCCTGCCAGTAACAGGGTCTCGCCAGGCTCTCAGAGCCTCCCGAAGCGCAG aaatattcCCAAGAGACATGACCTTGAAAGATAAATTCATAAAGCATTTCACAG gGCCTGTCACATTTTCAGCTGAATGCAGCAAACACTTCCATCGACTTTATCACAACACCAGGGATTGCTCCATGCCAGCTT ATTATAAAAGGTGTGCTCGATTGCTGACGAGATTAGCCGTGAGCCCGCTCTGCTCCCAGACCTAG